One Synechococcus sp. PROS-9-1 DNA window includes the following coding sequences:
- a CDS encoding bifunctional nuclease family protein yields the protein MVEMSVCGIALDAASRSPIVLLRDPSRRRQVPIWIDQAQAHNIMAGLNGEPSPRPLSHDLMVRLLAAGELHLDRVIIHAIEDSTFRAVLKLSHDAPIDAIEDSPEGEPIEESEAKEELLDIDARPSDAIALAIRTGSSIWMLEEVVAEASIAVDVEADAEDRNEFRRFLDQVSPAAMVRHLQSRQHKDEETDQVTDDDNLG from the coding sequence ATGGTGGAAATGAGTGTGTGCGGGATTGCGTTGGATGCCGCCAGTAGAAGTCCAATCGTCCTGCTTCGAGATCCATCTCGACGGCGACAAGTGCCGATCTGGATCGACCAGGCCCAGGCCCACAACATCATGGCCGGATTGAATGGAGAGCCATCTCCTCGCCCCTTAAGCCATGACTTGATGGTGCGCTTGTTGGCTGCTGGTGAACTTCATCTCGACCGGGTCATCATCCATGCGATTGAAGACAGCACCTTTCGCGCTGTGTTGAAACTCAGCCATGACGCGCCAATCGACGCGATCGAAGATTCCCCAGAAGGTGAGCCGATCGAGGAGAGCGAGGCAAAGGAAGAGCTCTTAGACATTGATGCCAGGCCCAGTGATGCCATTGCGCTTGCCATCCGCACTGGTAGCAGCATTTGGATGTTGGAAGAAGTTGTCGCTGAAGCCTCGATTGCTGTGGATGTCGAAGCGGATGCAGAGGATCGAAATGAGTTTCGTCGATTTTTAGATCAGGTCAGTCCTGCCGCCATGGTCAGGCACCTTCAGTCAAGACAGCACAAGGACGAGGAAACGGACCAGGTAACGGACGACGACAATCTGGGATGA
- a CDS encoding HdeD family acid-resistance protein, which yields MTADDRSDSVGTFKAFAIAEGILLIILGVLALVFPVIASVWATGVIAVVFLVGGVVGWISNLARSKRMGRWICFWRLVVSTLFIVAGASMISNFRSPADAAEQVATLSLAIGIVFLVEGVVAFFNGLSHSNRPGAGWAIANGVVTFILGLLIVTLKFWGLLWVLGALVGISFLFSGIDLIALSSTIHNDQDPPAAA from the coding sequence ATGACCGCTGACGATCGTTCCGATTCCGTTGGAACGTTTAAAGCTTTCGCCATCGCTGAAGGCATTCTGCTGATCATTTTGGGCGTCCTCGCCCTGGTCTTTCCTGTGATTGCATCCGTATGGGCCACTGGAGTGATCGCCGTTGTCTTTCTTGTTGGAGGCGTGGTGGGTTGGATCAGCAATCTGGCCCGCTCCAAACGCATGGGGCGCTGGATTTGCTTCTGGCGATTAGTGGTTTCAACCCTATTCATCGTTGCGGGGGCTTCAATGATCAGCAATTTCCGCAGTCCTGCAGACGCGGCGGAACAGGTCGCAACGCTGTCACTAGCGATCGGAATCGTCTTTCTTGTGGAGGGTGTTGTGGCCTTTTTCAACGGCCTATCTCACAGCAACCGTCCTGGAGCGGGCTGGGCGATTGCTAATGGAGTCGTCACCTTCATCCTTGGGCTGCTGATCGTGACTCTGAAGTTCTGGGGCTTGCTTTGGGTGCTGGGCGCACTTGTAGGCATCAGCTTCCTATTCAGCGGCATTGATCTAATCGCCTTGAGCTCAACCATTCACAACGATCAAGATCCACCAGCTGCTGCATGA
- a CDS encoding riboflavin synthase, with amino-acid sequence MFTGLVQAVGRIERRGSGLVVSGCAPFAPLQLGDSVAVDGVCLTVAALVGDGFLANVSEETLQRSTLGRKASSGGSVNLEPALRLSDRLGGHLVSGHVDSIGEVVGIEALSQSWNLELRWRDAAYGRYICEKASVAVNGISLTVAGCADAGARFWIAVIPHTWMATALRDLAPGDQVNLEIDLLARYTERLLDHAREGAPTTPGNHSSLSSEWLASNGWS; translated from the coding sequence ATGTTCACGGGTCTAGTGCAAGCTGTTGGTCGGATTGAACGCCGCGGCAGTGGCCTCGTCGTGAGTGGCTGCGCTCCGTTCGCTCCCCTTCAGCTGGGGGACAGCGTTGCCGTCGATGGCGTCTGTCTCACGGTGGCGGCATTGGTCGGTGATGGATTTCTCGCCAATGTCAGCGAGGAAACGCTGCAACGCAGCACACTCGGACGCAAAGCATCTTCTGGCGGTTCGGTCAATTTGGAGCCAGCCCTCCGCTTGTCGGATCGCCTTGGCGGACATCTCGTGAGTGGTCATGTCGACAGCATCGGCGAGGTGGTGGGCATCGAAGCCCTTAGCCAATCCTGGAATCTCGAGCTGCGCTGGCGAGATGCCGCCTATGGCCGGTACATCTGTGAAAAAGCCAGTGTTGCTGTCAATGGCATCAGCCTCACGGTGGCAGGGTGTGCCGATGCTGGCGCGCGATTTTGGATCGCCGTGATTCCTCACACCTGGATGGCCACGGCATTGCGCGATCTCGCACCAGGGGATCAAGTGAATTTAGAAATCGATCTTCTCGCTCGCTATACGGAACGCTTGCTCGACCACGCGCGGGAGGGAGCGCCAACCACCCCTGGAAACCACAGCTCTCTGAGCTCTGAATGGCTCGCCTCCAACGGTTGGAGCTGA